The segment agaacaaacaTTCCACTATGTTACAGAATATTGTGCTGGTCTAATGGCAGAAAATACTGATATATATGCAGTGAATGAAACTTTTTTGATGGGAGGATGAAGGAATTAAGGTTGGACCTGAGAGTGCACCCTGGATTCCAGCAATGAAGTTGGATACAGCAAGCACTGGCATTATGGCTGCCAAATATCTAATGAGTTCCTCCTCATTGGTGTACATGTAACCCCATACCCCTCTCACTGCAACTGCAAGTAAGCTTACTGATAGGCCTTCTGTGATGGCCAGGAATAGCACAACCTGTACAGCAAGTCGAGCAGCATGTGGTCTCCCTGCACCTAATTCATTCGAAACTCTTGTGCTTTGAAAACGAGAGTTTGGGTGGGGGGTGGGGTGTCACAAAAGTCTAGATATTGGCAAAATAAATCTACACACTATGGCTAATGAGTTATGAGTAATACCTTACTGCACTGCCAAAACCATAGGGAATTCTGTATACCACTGCACTTGTGTCTAGGCTGGGGAAAAATGATTGAAGTTAGCTTGGAATGTGGCTGTTGTTTGGAGTTGAAGTCCAAtatattatagaaaaagaaaatatggaatAAACCTGATTGACATCATTGATGCTTCTAGCTTAGGATTGGGAAGAAATCCAGACATGAGAGCCAAAAACTCGTATGACCAGAACTCCAAGCTGATACATATCACAGATACAATCAGATTAAGCTGATGAATTTAAAACACTTAAAAGACTCTGAAGAACATTAAGGATCATTGTAAATAGAAGTTTCTATGGTGGGCAAAGAATCAAACTCACCAGACCATAAGACATGAAGGAATAGCTAAACTAGTAAAGCTAAGAAGATTTTTCATGCCCTCCTTAGAGAATCCTGTCCAAGTTTTTTGACATGCAGGCGAGAACTTGATATAAATGGCCAAAATCAGCACGTTGGTCCAATAAGAGATGGCAATGGACAGGGCAGCACCTTTGATACCAAAGCTAAACTTGAAAACCAATGTCCAACACATGAGGATATGAACTAAACTTGTAAATCCAGTACTGATTGTTGATGGCCACACATTATTTTGAGTCTGTAGAAATCTGATTTGGCATTGAAGGATGCCATAAGGGAAAATACTAGGGATCAGCCAATGAGCATATATTCCAGCCTGCATTGAAATTTCAGGGTCTTGTCCAATTATTGTGAAGATTTTCCCTGTGTAGGCCCATACGAATGCAATTGGAATGCAGGTTGGCATAAGAACAAGCAGAGCTCTCTGCATATGTACACCAAGCATATGGTACTGCTCTGCTCCATAGGCTTGTCCACAGAATGTATCCAGTGCACTTCCCATTCCCAGCTAATCACAATGAAATTTGGAGGTGttagaatctcacatcttagcATTTGATTTGGCCATACATGTGAATGCACAAACACACACGTACAGAAGGATAGTACCATGTTTGGACTAAAGATAGACtgaggctatgtttggttcccggaaagtacaaaggaaagaaaaaaaatgctaaggaaaataattttcttatgtttggttgtcctatgaaaaatatcaaagaaaatcaaatataattaaaactaattaaaaacttatatatttttaaattatttaatatttatattgatgagttaaaataaataaaatgagtttgaagtaacaaaaaaaaataatttatcaacttttaatctatttttttattttccttcactttttctttccttctacttttcctttgtattttctttccctcgcattttccctcaaattttccgggaaccaaacatagtttgaAGGAactgaaaaaaggaaaaaaattattgagtgGATGCGCATCTTTGTAAACCTTTTGGTCTTACATAGAGTTAATCAAagaggaaaattttaaattttaaatgatcATATAAGATTCGTGACTTAGCTCTTTTGATTGTGGACAGTCTCTTTGTGATTGTGGAAACTACTAATCTTTGGAAAACCCTGCTTTAGCATATGCATGGATGAAAGAATCTCCACAGGCATAGAAAATTAGGAATTAATAACTCAAGAAACCAACCCATGATTATAGTCTCATGTTATTTTACTATTGATCGAACAAATATATGAAGTTTGAGTTATCCCTCCACACTCTCCCCCCAAAGAGGCAGAGAGAGAATGGTGCTTGAAACTATAAGAGTGTAGAGAAGGCGCTATACCATGATGCTGAAACCAGTAACTCCTGCAAATGAAGTGGCCATGGAAGCACTTGATAGAGAAAGCTCTCCAAGGTGGCCAACAAACATgattgatatcatttgtaaacTGTACTGTAAGAAATTGACCACAACCAGAGGTCCTGCTAGCTTCATTTGCTTCTTCAGCTCTCCTATAGCCTCAGATGTTTCAATGCATCTCTTGGGTGATTCTCCACCAAATTCAAGACCCTTCTCATCCTTTGGAATCAGAGGAGATTCAAGAAAAGATTTCAAGTACCCTTCATCCATCTGCTCCCTTGTTGTTCCTTGAAATCTCAAGAAATGGAGGAGATGAAATATTTTCCTATATGAGAAGGAAGGAATACAACGCTTTCAGTTTTGGTGAGACACATGTGGAAATGCACACCCTATTAGCCTATATTTAGCTATTAACTAGCCATCTAGCTTGACTTGGTAGTCGTGCCTACTCTTCATAAATTAAAGATAGAGTACAAATCTACTTAATCCACCGTTAGTTCACTCCTTTGATTGGTATGGATATTGATATATTGGATGCTACAATTGTGACAAGTGTGATGGTTGGACACAAAATTGTAGGTCATTTAATGTCCTGCTATCAGCTGGCAGTGTATAGACTTTATAAGAAGACGACAAGTAGATACCAATAAAATTGGCATTCGAACTTCAATATGGGAGACATAAACATAGAAGTCACGCTTAGGCTTCCTAATTTGAAGGCAATGTCCCCTTCGTAGGCACTTTCTCTAGAGGCTCGGTCCCATGTGGTACCATTTTTACCtttgaaaattcatatatattcaatttttcttatttctttgatGGACTTAATGACACGCATATTCCAAGCTTGCTTCTGAGATTCTCTCTAAACAATTTAAGAATTGAAGTGATTGGGCTTTAAGCTCATCTAAAGAAGCATTCACTGGAAGATGGAGAATTGATGGTTGTGAGAAAGCTCCTTCAGTGCTGTACAAATTAAGGAAAAACTTAAAAGAAGTCTTAAAAGCAAATACATCATATGCATCGTCATTGTTAGCTCATATGTAACATTAGTACAAAAGTAGGAAGGGGGCCTTTACAGATAGTTATTGCAATGGTCCCCTTGAACTACCCTGATCATTACATTGTTCATTTTTGCCTAGTATTTCAGTTTATGAAAGAAATTTGCATTTGTCACTGAGATTTATAAAAACAaccatttttcttcaattttatatttGCTAGCCTTGGAAAAGTCATGATTTATAGGTGACAGAGGACTAGAGGAGGGAGGACTGAAATCGTTATGACTTGTAGGTGAGGGAGGAGAAGAATATCCTCCCTTCCTCATGGAGGACTGTTTGGAAGAAGTAACTTTCTTTTGTCAAaaagttctccatttttattcaatCGTTCTTCTTCTGTTACTTCAACCCTACGAGTACATatcataatatattttctattctaagcTATACAGATTTTGCTCCTATAATTAAGCTAACATGTGAAGGACAGATTTTGCTCCTATAATTAAGCTAACATGTGAAGGAAAGAAATCTCACTTTCTATAATTACTCTAATTTCCTTTTAATATACAACTCacgccaacactccccctcaagttgatgCATACGGATCCTTCATGCGCAACTTGATTAGTGAGTTGTGGAAGTCTTTGCTTGACACGACTTTGGTAAGTATATCTGCAAGCTGGTCCTCGGATTTGACAAATGGAAACCGGATTGTATTAGTCTCTAGGTTATATTTGATGAAGTGTCGATCAACTTCTACATGCTTTGTTTGATTATGTTGAACCGGATTGTGTGAAATGTCTATAGctgctttattgtcacaaaagaGGTTCATTTCAGACGTGGGAGCAAAACCGATCTCGGCTAGTAGTCCTTTCAGCCAAACAAGCTCACACAAACCCTTGGCCATCCCACGAAATTTTGCCTCTGCACTAGAGAGTGCCACCaccttttgtttcttacttctccatgtcACAAGGTTTCCACCTACAAATGTGAAACACCCTTACGTTGACCCATGCTCTTACTCGGTTTTAGGCTGACGTCGTTACCACTGCAATTCATTTGCTCAACTGAATGCCCTCTAAGGTGTTGGACTTCCAAACCCCCTTACAAGCCCTCTCAGGCTATACACTTGTGCTTGCAATCTTGATGCTTCCCCTATGTGTATTTGGGTGCGTAGCATATGTCCATCTCCATAAAAACCAACGGACTAAGCTAGACCTTTGTGCACGTCGTTGTTTATTTTTGGGCTATACTTTTCACCAAAAAGGATATAGATGTGTAAACCCCCATTTAGGGCTCGTTTTTGTGCAGCCCAATTTTGCCAAGTGTCACGATCTCAAGGGGCCACGTGTCCATGCATGGTTGGTTGTTGAGGAATCAGAGTAGTGCTTTTGAAGGCCAACCAGAGGTCGACACGTGTCCAAAGGATCTGCAAAAAGGCTACAGACGGTTAGAGGGTGTTGCCAGCTGCATGTGAGATTGAGTGGAGGCTGGCAGCTCTAAGAGGTCGTCTGGCCGTTGGGGGACACCTTTCTTTTGGCTTCCAGCTGTAGAGTAGTGGTGCAGGAGGTGTGTCTGTGGCTGCAGAGAGGGTTGTAGGGGCAAATCAGGTAGTGGAGATTGGCTTAGAAGAGGAAGGACGGCAAAGAGCTTTTGGGGTGAAAGAGGCttttgtttggtgatttttGGGGTGACAAAGAGCACGATTCTGGCAGAGAGGAGCGTATGAGAGAGGGAGAGGATACTTTTTTCCAGCTGTAGAGAGTGGGAGGAAAAGAGGCTGCCGTGAGAGATATTTTGAAAGAGGGCAGATTGCTTTTGAGAGGAGGGGGGCTTggagtgaaaaagaaaaagaaggagagAACCAGAGAGAGCGGCTGCTAGAGGTTTGGAATTTTCTTAGGAGGTAAGTTGTGGCAGAGAGGGAAAGAGATTCATCGAAAAGAGCTAAAGCTTGGCTTTTCTTTGTTTGAAGAACCCAGGTATGGACATGACATTCCTCTgacctctcatttttttttttttactattattccTCAGCTTGCTAGTGATTTCCTGAGTATTATGTTTATTGGGGTGGATATTGAAGGCCACCAACTTATTTGTTGCCTTATATCTCTGCTTTTGTGTGGATTTATCCATTTTTAACTTGCTCAGATCCTATTGTGGTTATGAAATGTCCAAGAATCATGTCTATAATAGCATTTGATGTGATTTTCCCACCTGCTCGGAAGGTTCATTGACAATTCATGAAGTGAATCTTCTGAGgttctctttatttattcatcCTATTTTGTACTCTGTTTCCCCACCTTCCCCTGCCTCTGGTACCTGCTCCTAGGACACATTATTTCTCTCATCTTCGCCTATGGGAACAAGGGATTACAAAGAATATGTCCTCGGTGGGTGAGGATTCTGGGTTGAAATATTTGGTTTGGTGCTGTTATACATCTTGAGGTTCGATCATTTGACTGTGTGTTGATGGTAGTGCCAGTTAAAGAACTATTGCAGGGGCTCTTCTTTGCATAAAAAAAAGGAGGTTTATTCATAGATGGAACCAACTGTAGAAGGATTGATTACAGGCATGTCCTTGATTGGAGTCACTGCTGCCATAACTTTCCTCTGGACTTATAGCAAATTTGCTCGGACGGCGTCCAATGTTGACAATTCTTATATGTTCTTTATTCCCTACGGTGGCTGCTGCCGCCTCGCCGCCTTCCCACTTGAAGAATCTGAAGTGGATCAAGTCTGAGGTCTATGAAGGCTTTTCTCATGTGTTCTCTGCCAATTCAACCATAAAATTACCTCCATCGAATAGAACGAAGTGGACGAACTTGAGAAGGAAATAGAGCAAGCAAAGCCGTCCTTGAACAAGCCGGCGGCGGCGAAGTACCTCTGCCATCACTGGAATCACCAGCGCATTCACCTACTTCTGCCCCCACCCCCTCGGCACCAGCAAAACGAAGCTCCAGCTTTCAAGAGGCAGAATCCATTTCATGACACCTAACAACGATTGTGATGTAAGAGAGCATAACATGGAGAGCTTTAAGCTTTTGAGCTACTTCTGTTTCCCAATGGCTCAGTTTTTAATGGTCCTCTCATTGGACTTTAAATCCTTCTACAGCAAGGATGACGGATTGGCTACTaccaaaaatcagaaaatgcTTCAGTATCATATTTAAGCAGTTGGGGAAGGCGTTTGGCCATAAACCTCGTGTGCATGTGGGCTCTGTTCGCATGGCCACCCTTGTTTGATAGAGAGAGAGCATAGGTGGAGATGTGGTTTTTAGAATAGCTCCATTGGCTGGACTACCCGACGGGAAGCCAGGAGTAGAGGACGTTCTGTGTCGTTTGCTGAGAGAAAGATTTCCTGTTTTTGATAAAGTCAGAGAAGCCCTCTATGCTGAAATTGAGACACCACATTGATTGCTATTTGACATGggttaaatcaaacaaaagctGTCATTGCTTCACCTCTCTTCCACATGTATTAGTTGCAATTTACGTGGCCACTTCCTCTCACCACCTTTATAACCGTCCATACCCCTGAACAAGGCCCTAAATATCCTTCATACCCATTCTTTTCATACCCACACCCTTGTAACCATATCATCTCACCACCTCACCTCCACACCCACCTCTTTATGCCTTCACATTCTTTCCCACCATATTTCTCTCACTAGCTTGTTCCATATCACCCATCCCATGCATGCATCCATGACTATCAAACCCATTGCTTCATACCCATCCTTTGCTCTATTTACCAAACCACATGCCCACTGAACCTATCTCAGCACCATTCTTTTCAAAATACCCACTCATTTGTTTCTCCTTCTACCCTTACCTTCACCAATGAGTCTTCGATAAGACGCTTGGAAGCTCCTGTGGTAATGATCATCAATCAGACGGTGCATCAGTTGCTTCGTATTGGAAGCCATGGATTCTTGATGTCCTAGATTTCACTGACAGTGGATATATTAATACCTTGACTCTGATGAAGGTTGTTTCTGACGTTAATCCACATGGATCATCACGTCAGTTGGTGTAGGAGTTTCGTGGCTACGATATGGTGCATGATGGGCTCGTGGACTATGACGTCATTCAGTTGAAACTTCAGTGCAATATGAACCCAGTTGCAGATACATTGTTTGATAAAAACTGAGTGGTTTGAAGGATCTTAATTTTAACGGAGATAAAGAGGAAAGCTTTGTTCCCAAAGATGAGCCCCGAAGGTGCCTTTGCCAAAGAAGATTACTCAAGTGTCAAAAGAAAAGCATTTGATCCTTTCTTGAAGAAGGAAGAAGGACGTCCAATTCCTTGAAATAATCAATTCTCGTGGTATCCTCGTGAGTTCATTTCATACTGTGGGGTTTCAGTTTGTTTGAGCAGCTGCATTTTGACTGAGAGTGGAGAACCAGCTGCCATTGTTTCCTGGTTTTTTAAGGCGAGATCCGTTTAAGCGACCCATGATATCCAATCACAAGCGATGCAGGAAGAGATGGGACTGTTTCAGCATCTCCAGGTTAGTTTTTCAGAGGAGTTATTGAACATGAAAATTCCAGTTAATGATGGAGGGAGCATGGTGGAAAGAGGAATGGAACTGCAGAGATGGATGAAATCATTTAGTTAACGCTGTTGAGGATGAACCAGATGACCTCTCGAGAATCCTGTTCATCTTACGTCAAGTTGCCGGTGCAAATAAAAGATGATGCCTGCTTTAATACTAAGCAACAATTCATCCTTGAGGTATACGGTCATGAGGTAAATGGTTGCCATTCCATTCAGTCTCGGCAATTTTGAGGTGACAGGTGTGGGTTGTCACTGTCATCACCTAATAAAATCGGTGTTGTTTCCACCTTCTCGCCCTGTAGTTTCGTTAAATATATGAGGGTAATTCCGCCGAAGTGTCATTGTGTGGAATTTAGGGGAAATGACTTGAGTCAACACCTAGGCAACTTATTATTAATCCACCCTCACCCTATGCAAGTTTGGGCTCGTCTTTTAATGTTGAATATATTTGGGTCAATGGACGCCTCCAGGGTATTTTGATGTACCCATTAATGCGAGCTGATCATTCACTCAGAGTCTCGAGATGGCAGGTCAATTTCTGGAAAAGGTAATTGAAGAGAAAGCTTGTGTATATATGAACGGAATGGGACTCTGTTGCAAGGAAATTTAATGAGGACGTGTACGTTAAGTTCCTGGGGCTCGGagaatttggaaacttaaagtTGTGCAGAGATGACACCCCCATTTGCCAGCATTTTGAGACCAGAGGCACAAAGTCAAAACAGAATTGGAAAGTCTTTTATTAAAGCCCAAGTCAAGGAATGTTGACAGTTGTTTGATACTCCGAGAAGCTTGGAATAGGGTTCTTCCCTCATGATCTTGAATGGGTATTTGACAGTAGCATCAGTCTTCAACCCCGAGGTACTCATACCCTGGACCCACTCTTCAGGCTTCTTagttgcatggccacctttggcatgcaatcTTGGACCACTTGTCATTGCTCCATTCTTTCccctttgattttaaaaataatcttcctGGAATCAAATATcatcttgaaaataatttttctcaaaaatctgattttcaaataatcccaATTCTCCCATATTTCCTCCTTGGATTTTTTAGGTCTCAAAAGTCTCACTTCCCAATAAAAAAGGgaatttttgttgccacttttctttttggcaaGTAATCTTCATACTTCCTCTGTTTtcgaaatgttttaaaataagcaagaattaatttttgtaatttcaagTAATGGAGttattggaattaattcatgcaaaataaaacgggctttggtgggagccctACATCAAATAaactttctttaaaataaaaatgaattttgagtgGAGTGTCATGCGtgcctttgatgattttgtactctatttagtgacatgtgagctatgtttatgctatttattttgcactaaccctcttctcttgatagcgcatagtgGTTCGCTGCTCAGGTACACACTCATTCCTACTCTGTTTAGTCTATGTGCATTTTTTGACTCCTGTATGTGCATGTTTcgctctgagtattcattggttTATTCATCcattgtcatgtcagcttcattttattatgtAGAGactcgactttagggacttagaggggtgctacggtctttaccgtaccttcccgataagtaacctgacccccgaacctgatccggtttttcacagaccgccttttccaaaacaaggagtcacacttagggtttttctttcttattttgtttaccctttaaaaataaaacaaaaataagtggcgactccaagtcattttcaaataatcaataaaaatcaaaatttcaaaataaaaatcgagctcgccatcgagtgggaaacgcatgagcacgaaaatGCGGGGttcacaaaatggcgactccactggggatttttagagggtcaagcttgaacttaagatgaaacaaacatggcatttgatgagtcgatcagtgagtaCCTATCTTTTGATTGCACATTGGGGGTTTTTGATGCATGCTTGGATATTGTGTTGTGACATTGatatgattgattatcttgatttggGGCTTCGGATGTCGCTTTTTCTATACTTCATTGCTAGATTAGTTTGGTACATTGACATGTTCATAGATTGCTTATCTTGTTTTACTTGGTATAGCGATTCTGTTTCTTCTTGATTATTCTATTCtgctcacttcacatgcatagacTCATTATTGCACATCGTTTGACTTCCTGTGTTGTTTTCTCTGACTTACATATTGTCTTGATCGTCTGTTGAGCATGATGTTCGTATTGCTATTCATCTTGATGGTTGTAGATTTTTGTGTGGACATGGGTGATATATCCTGTACTCTGCTTGACTGTATgatgcatgactgccctccCTCTGTATGATTGCATGTTGCCTGTCTATGTGGGTCTCACTTCTATCCCACTatctccaactctcttggtttcggtcattcctttcatctcggttctcactattgcaagtgtgaggccttctgtgtgcttTCTTTCTGACcaagccagagattaggagtagggtctagcgacgggctatatcgatgtacgggagcattttggaggagagcgacactttgatgtcgattggagtccgatcattgaagacctatatagcccggagctaggtttcatggatagttgtgcgaccagtgtgtttcatCTTTCCGTTTTAGCTTtctagggttttcggatgcacccgcaccatcactgtgcactctagttggcttttgagcgttgagagtttgagaggtttcaccataggaaaccccctgggatgtcgaggtagtgcatgtgtggaagtgATTACCactttgcatggaagcgccccgtctcttcggaggcgtgcagagggttgcatactgctggagggtatgatcgcttctgctagggatattttaaaatctacccttatccatttagagccaccttgacctcgtaggttgagaggtaaatccttcgattaggattccctccctacacgtgggtgcatctgagggctttccGTGCCTTTGTAGCCGCAGTTTTGGATCCAATTTTCCCTCtgtttagtctccagttgagagtgcactAAGATCAGGACGAGTTTGAGTATGGTCGGACCGCTCATCTTCACTTGGATGCTTTGCTTGTTCTTGTTCagattatcttttcttctatacATTCCCCGAGCCATATCCTTATCCCGCTCTTCGTGCTTTGTAGGATCGGACCTTTGTTCCTCGTCTTGATATACCTTTGTGGACCAGAGCAGAGGAGGAGTACTTTCAGGATCAAGATTTTTTACTCTCAGTCTGTGTATAGTTTCGTGGATCAGAGTAGAGGGCAGATTAGTTCGGGTTTCAAATACACCAGATATGGATCAGCAGGTCGTCACAGTCGATCAGTTCACGACCGCCATGGCTTCTATCTAGGAGGCTTTGGCTAGCCTCAGGCAGGAGATCGGTGGTCAGTAGGGTAGACCACCTACAGTTCAGGATGAGACGCCGTATGACCCACATCCACCTCCACCACCCCTACCCGTTCCTTCAGTGCATCAGGCATCACCATATGCATTACACGGGCATTCTGAGATCGCTCCACCCGTAGTCGCCCAGGCCGCTGTCGCTGATGACACACATGCGCGCATGGACCGCATTGAGCAGCGCGTGAGGCAGCTGAGAGTGTCTGATGGAGCTGCTGTTTGGGATGATTTGGAGGGTATGCCGGTAGCCAGCTTGCCGactaagttcaggatgccagataTTGAGAGGTACACTGGTATTGGTTGTCCACGCATCCATCTCCGATTGTATAGCACCGTGATGAGGGCTCATGGACTGGACGAGCCTCAGATGATCACTCTTTTCCCCCTATCTTTGAGTGGGGCGGCTCAGCGCTGGTTTGCGTCTCTGGAGTCCTCGAGACGCCGTACATGGGATGACTTGGCCCAGGAGTTCCTACGACAGTTTTCGTTTAACACTGTTGTATACGTATCGAGGAGGGAGCTCGAGGCTCTGAGGTAGAGGACAGAGGAGTccgtttcttctttcatttcccgCTGGCGCGAGAAGATAGCTgagatagtggatagaccatcagagagagaccagattcagatggttttgaggagcctacaACCGAGGATCGCCAGACATGTGGTCGGGGTCCCGTTCGCAGATTTTGGGTCTCTGGTTATGGCTTTGTATGATGTCGAGGATggcatctcgagaggtttatggacagattcttcccctagtgatattaaggggaagaagccctttGTAGGACCGAGGGCAACAGATGTTAGTGCTATCAGTTCATCCAATCAGAGGCCTCTCAGGCACCATCAGCCGATCCCACAGTTTTCCGAGCCTCATTTTTCTTATGCGTCTCAGCAGTTCAGGCCACGGGCACCTTCCCCGGCTTTTGATCAGACATATCAGGCTCAGCCATTGACTCTACCCTACTATGCCACTCAGGGCATTGAGAGACCTCCTGTTTCATATACGACCActgga is part of the Vitis riparia cultivar Riparia Gloire de Montpellier isolate 1030 chromosome 17, EGFV_Vit.rip_1.0, whole genome shotgun sequence genome and harbors:
- the LOC117934528 gene encoding protein DETOXIFICATION 16-like, with the protein product MDEGYLKSFLESPLIPKDEKGLEFGGESPKRCIETSEAIGELKKQMKLAGPLVVVNFLQYSLQMISIMFVGHLGELSLSSASMATSFAGVTGFSIMLGMGSALDTFCGQAYGAEQYHMLGVHMQRALLVLMPTCIPIAFVWAYTGKIFTIIGQDPEISMQAGIYAHWLIPSIFPYGILQCQIRFLQTQNNVWPSTISTGFTSLVHILMCWTLVFKFSFGIKGAALSIAISYWTNVLILAIYIKFSPACQKTWTGFSKEGMKNLLSFTSLAIPSCLMVCLEFWSYEFLALMSGFLPNPKLEASMMSISLDTSAVVYRIPYGFGSAVSTRVSNELGAGRPHAARLAVQVVLFLAITEGLSVSLLAVAVRGVWGYMYTNEEELIRYLAAIMPVLAVSNFIAGIQGALSGTARGCGWQKICAYVSLGAYYLVGLPAAIILTFVFQFGGKGLWMGILCGSTLQTFLLLAITMSTNWEQEARKAKGRLCASGIQTDMAS